One genomic window of Fusibacter sp. A1 includes the following:
- a CDS encoding AGE family epimerase/isomerase → MNTQFEFSDLIAGYLSNYNETAKTFSVTTTDGRLFDVSLTANTYARITGNLNEGYEYPGDGMYDLLCQDGKMVFVYGIYYPQKEKNAFEAKVIDFCSSEKETYRFEEPDWWIKQARSIGEFYVNAEFGKGQEIDYQNYRTRLHINGEKKPEHRQETDTISRMVYGLASAYMLTGEDVFLEAAEKGSEYLRDHMRLIDTDYNVAYWCHGIDVKADGSEFKVFASEFGDDYEAIPAYEQIYALAGLTQTYRITGSNKIFNDIKMTTDLFDKFFVDNEKGGYYSHVDPIMFSPHDESLGDNRSKKNWNSVGDHAPAYLINLWLATENEKYGKFLEGTADCITDHFQDYENSPFVQEKFNDDWSHDKSWKWQQDNGVIGHNLKIAWNLMRINSLYAKDKYVDFAKKIGAVMPKVGMDKQRFGWYDVVARTVPDERDVHPFAWHDRKAWWQQEQGILAYQILYGVIGGEEYLKYARESAAFYNAYFLDHDDGGIYFNVLNNGIPYLLGNERLKGSHSMACYHSIELCYLSAVYINLLHTKKPLDLYFKPEVDGFTDGILRVAPDLLPKGSIYIENVWIDGEEYADFDAQKLHVRLPKLTERKQIKVRIAPRI, encoded by the coding sequence ATGAATACTCAGTTTGAATTTTCAGATTTGATAGCAGGTTATTTATCAAACTACAACGAGACGGCAAAGACCTTTAGCGTGACAACAACTGATGGAAGATTATTTGATGTTTCACTGACCGCAAATACCTATGCCCGGATCACCGGTAATCTTAACGAAGGTTATGAGTATCCTGGTGACGGCATGTACGATCTTCTTTGCCAGGACGGCAAGATGGTTTTTGTATATGGAATTTATTATCCTCAAAAAGAGAAGAACGCTTTTGAAGCGAAGGTGATTGACTTCTGCTCAAGTGAAAAGGAGACCTATCGCTTTGAGGAGCCGGACTGGTGGATCAAACAAGCGAGGAGCATCGGCGAATTTTATGTGAATGCCGAGTTTGGCAAGGGTCAAGAAATAGATTATCAGAACTATCGTACCAGATTACATATCAACGGCGAAAAGAAGCCCGAACACAGGCAGGAGACGGATACTATCTCGCGTATGGTGTACGGTCTGGCGAGCGCTTATATGTTGACTGGAGAAGATGTTTTTCTTGAGGCGGCTGAAAAGGGTAGCGAGTACCTTCGCGACCATATGAGACTGATCGATACGGACTACAATGTGGCCTACTGGTGTCATGGGATTGATGTTAAGGCGGATGGATCTGAATTTAAGGTCTTTGCATCTGAATTTGGTGACGACTATGAGGCGATCCCGGCGTATGAGCAGATTTATGCGCTTGCGGGCCTTACCCAGACCTACCGCATCACAGGGTCCAATAAGATTTTTAACGATATCAAAATGACCACTGACCTGTTCGACAAGTTCTTTGTGGACAATGAAAAAGGCGGTTACTACAGCCATGTTGATCCGATCATGTTCAGCCCTCATGACGAGAGTCTTGGGGATAACAGGTCTAAGAAGAACTGGAACTCGGTTGGAGACCATGCGCCTGCTTACCTGATCAATCTTTGGCTGGCTACTGAAAACGAAAAGTACGGTAAGTTCCTAGAGGGGACTGCGGACTGCATCACCGATCATTTTCAGGATTACGAGAACAGTCCTTTTGTGCAGGAAAAGTTCAATGACGACTGGTCCCATGATAAATCGTGGAAATGGCAGCAGGACAACGGCGTGATCGGACATAATCTGAAGATCGCATGGAATTTGATGCGTATCAACAGTCTGTATGCCAAGGACAAGTACGTGGACTTTGCTAAAAAAATTGGTGCGGTGATGCCGAAGGTCGGCATGGACAAGCAGCGTTTTGGATGGTATGACGTGGTAGCAAGAACGGTGCCTGACGAGAGAGATGTGCACCCCTTTGCATGGCATGACCGAAAGGCGTGGTGGCAACAGGAACAGGGTATTCTTGCCTATCAGATACTCTACGGTGTGATAGGTGGTGAGGAATACTTGAAGTATGCGAGGGAGTCCGCTGCATTTTATAACGCGTATTTTTTGGACCATGACGATGGCGGTATCTATTTTAATGTGCTCAACAACGGCATTCCGTATCTGCTTGGTAACGAAAGGCTTAAGGGAAGCCACTCGATGGCTTGTTATCATTCGATCGAGTTATGCTACCTTTCGGCTGTGTATATCAATCTGCTGCATACTAAAAAGCCGCTTGACCTGTACTTTAAGCCTGAGGTGGACGGTTTCACAGACGGTATCCTTCGTGTGGCGCCTGATTTGCTGCCTAAGGGATCGATCTATATTGAAAACGTATGGATAGACGGCGAGGAATACGCAGATTTTGATGCGCAAAAGCTTCATGTAAGGCTGCCTAAGCTAACGGAAAGAAAACAAATCAAAGTACGAATCGCTCCAAGGATTTAG
- the glgX gene encoding glycogen debranching protein GlgX, whose protein sequence is MNRIDINPTVEYQGYAIGPGRVLPFGATLVSGGINFSVYSRNAKSCTLVLFDKGEKQPMVEIPYPEDFRLGDVYSMVVFGLAFENIEYGYRFDGEYDFKRGHLYNKENILLDPYTKAVGGRSVWGTEPDWGDIMPHRSKIIADDFDWQGDKPLEIPMEDLVIYECNVRGFTKHESSKVKYPGTFAGFRDKIPYLKELGVNCVELMPIYEFDEFENSKPSPITGERMLNYWGYSSIAFFAPKAGLAAGGKNDMQVDELKNLIKHLHKNGIEVILDVVFNHTAEGNENGPSISFRGIDNKIYYMLTEEGYYYNFSGCGNTVNCNHPIVRNMILDCLRYWASEYHIDGFRFDLAAIMGRNQDGSPMHNPPLLEILAYDPVLSRCKLIAEAWDAGGLYQVGNFPSWGHFSEWNGKYRNAIRKLLKGDENTLHEAVTRILGSSDLYSHQGMGTNSSINFINCHDGFTLMDLVSYNDKHNEANGEDNRDGSDDNCSWNCGWEGESSDPAVNQLRKMQVKNALTVLMLSRGVPMFLAGDEFGNTQFGNNNAYCQDNEISWLDWKLTEQNKEILDFAKGIIAFRNAHPVLRGNRHVAATDYQGFGKPDVSIHGVKPWEPDYGGRAIALMYSGDYAKDDVAKNEDIYFAINSHWDTLYFEPPGFDDGKAWHLAVNTSMPPGQDVYAKGDEPLIDAQNNIVVGGRSMIVLIRR, encoded by the coding sequence TTGAATAGAATCGATATTAATCCGACTGTGGAATACCAGGGCTATGCGATTGGTCCTGGAAGGGTATTGCCTTTTGGCGCGACGCTTGTGAGTGGGGGTATCAATTTTTCTGTTTACTCACGAAACGCAAAGTCGTGCACCCTTGTACTCTTTGATAAAGGCGAGAAGCAACCGATGGTGGAGATACCCTATCCTGAAGATTTCAGGTTAGGCGACGTGTATTCGATGGTTGTTTTTGGACTGGCTTTTGAAAACATTGAATATGGCTATCGCTTTGATGGTGAATATGACTTTAAGCGTGGTCACTTGTACAATAAAGAAAATATTCTGCTCGACCCCTATACAAAAGCGGTGGGTGGAAGAAGCGTATGGGGAACAGAGCCCGATTGGGGGGATATCATGCCCCATCGGTCGAAGATCATCGCGGATGACTTTGACTGGCAGGGTGACAAACCCCTTGAAATACCGATGGAAGACCTTGTGATTTATGAATGCAATGTCCGCGGATTTACAAAACATGAATCGTCAAAGGTGAAATATCCAGGCACGTTTGCGGGTTTTAGGGATAAGATTCCGTATTTGAAGGAGCTTGGAGTGAACTGCGTCGAGCTTATGCCGATTTATGAATTTGATGAGTTTGAAAACTCTAAACCTTCACCGATTACCGGTGAGAGAATGCTCAACTACTGGGGCTACAGCTCGATCGCCTTTTTCGCGCCAAAAGCGGGGCTTGCCGCGGGCGGAAAAAACGACATGCAGGTCGACGAGTTGAAGAATCTGATCAAGCATCTTCATAAGAACGGCATCGAGGTCATCCTGGATGTGGTCTTCAATCACACTGCCGAGGGCAATGAGAACGGACCGTCCATCTCCTTTAGGGGGATTGACAACAAAATCTACTATATGCTCACAGAGGAAGGCTACTATTACAACTTCAGCGGCTGCGGCAATACGGTCAACTGCAACCATCCTATTGTTAGAAACATGATTCTCGATTGCCTGCGCTACTGGGCGAGCGAGTACCATATCGATGGGTTTAGGTTTGACCTTGCCGCCATCATGGGACGAAACCAAGACGGGTCGCCCATGCACAATCCGCCTTTACTTGAGATTTTAGCCTACGACCCGGTCTTGAGCCGCTGCAAGCTTATTGCAGAAGCTTGGGATGCGGGGGGCCTTTACCAAGTGGGGAATTTTCCTTCGTGGGGGCATTTTTCGGAGTGGAACGGAAAGTATCGAAATGCCATCCGAAAACTGTTAAAGGGTGATGAGAACACTCTTCATGAAGCGGTGACAAGAATCTTGGGATCGTCAGACCTTTATTCGCACCAAGGGATGGGAACCAATTCGTCTATCAACTTCATCAACTGTCATGACGGTTTTACCCTGATGGACCTTGTGTCGTATAACGACAAGCACAACGAGGCCAACGGTGAGGACAACCGAGACGGAAGCGACGACAATTGCAGTTGGAACTGCGGATGGGAAGGCGAAAGCAGCGATCCCGCTGTCAACCAACTTCGTAAAATGCAGGTGAAGAATGCCCTAACGGTACTGATGCTCAGCAGAGGGGTTCCTATGTTTCTTGCAGGCGATGAGTTTGGCAACACGCAGTTTGGCAATAATAACGCGTATTGCCAAGACAACGAGATTTCGTGGCTTGATTGGAAGTTGACTGAGCAGAACAAGGAGATACTCGATTTTGCAAAAGGCATTATCGCATTTAGGAACGCGCACCCTGTACTACGGGGCAATCGTCATGTAGCGGCTACGGATTATCAAGGCTTTGGAAAACCGGATGTATCCATCCATGGAGTTAAACCTTGGGAACCTGATTACGGCGGACGTGCGATAGCACTCATGTATTCGGGTGATTATGCCAAAGACGATGTAGCCAAAAATGAGGACATCTATTTTGCGATTAACTCGCATTGGGACACTTTGTATTTTGAACCACCCGGTTTTGACGATGGCAAGGCATGGCACTTGGCTGTAAATACTTCGATGCCGCCAGGGCAGGACGTTTATGCCAAAGGAGACGAACCGCTTATTGATGCACAAAACAATATCGTTGTGGGCGGTCGGTCGATGATCGTACTGATTCGACGGTAA
- a CDS encoding ankyrin repeat domain-containing protein, whose translation MSIEVDTIDTFLKGLRCESGGYSETMGGENSLRSTLSVVKALGELDRFDGKGSVPHVVDFVKACHKQSGGFSISPLEAESPYDTTNGLILLKNIGETELLAQYLPKALDYISQAAVTQFDFFMAIAAYEECEVAGAVPQAFVLFFEKMLSASLIEGRVADTAIAASALLRAHETIPESDRIISFLLSKQNADGGFGESETSTLFATYCVMRLLVLKQATPDGIRLQKYLDSLKTRFGYSDVTGGKTSAGATYMNLSMRGWLRDLQGYAVSMSRIGDVDGLRRWLEHGGDPDLYDSEGWTVLLAAAARGQAQVVDLLLNHTMKNVPVADPTLRFIQADALPIYMAGQNGDVQTVRLLLNADASHLHEISGVNGHTVLLQAAFYGKEKHLELVRYLLDSADGATQKQMLCSTNVRGYSALDMQDLWHNEAMKALLLSYYPANSDGYLLQKQEYYNRLLLRIASPQALTDELIDTIETCLESADTEVFIRRIDQILAMPHFDIDRLGGPLQMTPLVFTLTGVDANDEKRANRRYRLATKLLEAGADPKVREKHPMAVGAVIRASVLNNFELLKLLRKHMTAEDFAVELNISPAVNGLTAMHDAIHRALTSPLSQLDGHIRQIEWMIGQGARLDIADHTGQTQYQLADSARTDSGFPNVNASAVWQVISATAEI comes from the coding sequence GTGAGTATTGAAGTCGATACGATTGATACCTTTTTAAAGGGACTCAGGTGCGAGTCTGGAGGATATTCAGAGACGATGGGCGGCGAAAACAGCCTTAGGTCTACCCTAAGCGTTGTAAAGGCGCTCGGCGAACTAGACCGATTTGACGGCAAGGGATCGGTGCCCCATGTGGTTGACTTTGTGAAGGCCTGCCACAAGCAGTCGGGTGGGTTTTCGATTAGTCCACTGGAGGCGGAGTCGCCGTATGATACCACGAACGGTCTGATCCTTTTAAAAAACATAGGTGAAACGGAGCTACTTGCACAGTATCTTCCTAAAGCGCTTGATTACATCAGTCAGGCGGCTGTGACCCAGTTTGACTTTTTTATGGCTATCGCGGCATATGAGGAATGTGAAGTCGCTGGTGCTGTTCCGCAAGCATTTGTTTTGTTTTTTGAAAAAATGCTGAGTGCGAGTCTTATTGAAGGAAGGGTCGCAGATACTGCGATTGCGGCATCGGCTCTTTTGAGGGCTCATGAAACTATACCTGAGAGTGATAGGATTATCAGTTTTTTGCTTTCTAAGCAAAATGCGGATGGCGGTTTTGGAGAATCTGAAACCTCGACACTGTTCGCGACTTACTGTGTGATGCGTCTTTTGGTTTTAAAACAGGCTACTCCGGATGGTATTAGGTTGCAGAAGTATCTTGATAGCCTTAAGACGCGCTTTGGATATTCGGATGTGACAGGTGGAAAGACATCGGCAGGTGCGACCTACATGAACCTTAGCATGAGGGGCTGGTTAAGGGACTTGCAGGGCTATGCTGTCAGCATGAGCCGAATTGGTGATGTAGATGGGCTCAGGCGATGGCTTGAACATGGCGGGGATCCCGATCTTTACGACAGTGAGGGGTGGACGGTGCTGCTTGCAGCCGCCGCCCGTGGTCAAGCACAGGTTGTCGATCTTTTACTGAATCATACGATGAAAAACGTACCAGTTGCAGATCCGACGCTTAGGTTCATACAGGCGGACGCCTTACCTATCTATATGGCGGGACAAAACGGCGATGTACAGACTGTCAGACTGCTGCTGAATGCGGATGCCAGCCATTTACACGAAATCAGCGGTGTCAACGGTCATACCGTATTGCTACAGGCGGCGTTCTACGGTAAAGAAAAACATCTGGAACTTGTGAGGTACTTACTGGACAGTGCAGATGGGGCGACCCAAAAACAGATGTTATGCTCGACTAATGTACGAGGCTATTCTGCGCTGGACATGCAGGATTTATGGCACAACGAGGCGATGAAAGCACTGCTTCTAAGTTATTACCCTGCAAATAGCGACGGCTACCTACTACAAAAACAGGAGTACTATAATAGATTACTTTTACGCATCGCATCACCTCAGGCCCTGACCGATGAACTCATCGATACGATAGAAACGTGTCTTGAATCAGCGGATACAGAAGTGTTTATTAGGCGCATCGACCAAATTCTAGCCATGCCGCACTTTGATATCGACCGACTCGGCGGACCGCTCCAGATGACGCCACTTGTCTTCACACTGACTGGCGTGGATGCAAATGATGAGAAAAGGGCCAACAGGCGATACAGGTTGGCGACCAAACTGCTAGAGGCGGGTGCCGACCCTAAAGTACGTGAGAAACACCCTATGGCGGTGGGAGCTGTCATTCGCGCGTCGGTGCTGAACAACTTTGAGCTCCTGAAACTGCTTAGGAAACATATGACTGCAGAGGACTTTGCTGTAGAACTGAATATCAGTCCTGCTGTGAATGGTCTTACAGCCATGCACGATGCGATACACCGAGCGCTTACTTCGCCGCTTTCTCAACTTGATGGACATATCAGGCAGATCGAATGGATGATTGGTCAAGGTGCGCGGCTTGATATTGCGGACCATACGGGACAAACCCAATATCAGCTGGCTGACTCTGCTAGAACGGATAGTGGTTTTCCAAATGTTAATGCAAGTGCTGTCTGGCAAGTGATAAGCGCGACAGCTGAAATTTGA
- a CDS encoding STAS domain-containing protein gives MAKYVNKNSDGNLEVKLEVRLDAALAPVYMDELRVYTKQDIKKILLFAGETEYMSSAGIRVILFAKQKISQDAEVCLIAPKPFVTETLQLTGLYDYLTVLDDYEGKTTI, from the coding sequence ATGGCTAAATATGTTAATAAGAATTCTGACGGAAACCTTGAAGTAAAGCTGGAAGTAAGACTTGATGCAGCGCTGGCACCTGTGTACATGGATGAACTAAGGGTGTATACGAAACAGGACATTAAGAAGATATTGCTATTCGCAGGTGAAACTGAATACATGAGTAGTGCGGGTATTCGCGTGATTCTATTTGCAAAGCAAAAAATCAGTCAGGACGCCGAAGTCTGTCTAATCGCCCCTAAACCCTTTGTCACCGAAACCTTGCAACTCACAGGGCTGTATGATTATTTGACAGTGCTGGACGACTATGAGGGAAAAACGACGATATGA
- a CDS encoding STAS domain-containing protein — protein MNITRETDGTKLILALEGRLDTTTAPVFETEVNAITDDIKQLELNFGKLEYLSSAGLRIILAAQKQMNRQGEMVIVNVNTSIQEVFDITGFADILTIR, from the coding sequence ATGAACATCACAAGAGAAACAGATGGTACAAAATTAATACTCGCCCTTGAAGGGCGGTTGGATACGACTACCGCACCGGTATTTGAAACAGAGGTGAATGCGATCACTGACGACATTAAGCAGCTTGAACTGAATTTTGGTAAACTGGAATATCTGTCATCGGCAGGACTTCGAATCATTCTGGCGGCTCAAAAGCAAATGAACAGACAGGGTGAGATGGTCATCGTCAATGTGAACACGAGCATACAAGAGGTTTTCGACATTACAGGCTTTGCCGATATTCTGACAATAAGGTAA
- a CDS encoding DJ-1/PfpI family protein, with protein MKPEVKKIAILIEADFYENEIFYYQLRFAEEGIQLHFLSRLWNQDRLTFLGHEFRAPFICEESFEDLSEADLAQYAAIIVPAGMVSDRLRYTEDVSQLPPVSEFMKKAFANKNLIKGIICHGMWLMSATPELVEGRRAVVHNNLLGDARNMGIIYVDKDVVVDADLVTARTGGHCNFFAKKIIELIKEQ; from the coding sequence ATGAAGCCAGAGGTAAAGAAAATCGCCATACTCATTGAGGCGGATTTTTATGAGAACGAGATCTTTTATTATCAGCTTCGATTTGCTGAAGAAGGCATACAACTTCATTTTCTATCTCGATTATGGAACCAGGACAGACTGACGTTTTTGGGGCACGAGTTTAGAGCTCCGTTTATATGCGAAGAGAGTTTTGAAGATTTGAGCGAGGCGGACCTCGCTCAATATGCTGCAATTATCGTTCCAGCGGGAATGGTTTCTGACAGATTGAGGTATACAGAAGATGTAAGTCAACTACCGCCTGTGAGTGAATTTATGAAAAAGGCTTTTGCCAACAAAAACCTGATTAAGGGCATCATATGTCATGGCATGTGGTTAATGTCGGCAACCCCCGAACTTGTTGAGGGAAGGAGAGCGGTTGTTCACAATAACTTGCTTGGAGATGCGAGAAACATGGGTATTATCTATGTTGATAAGGACGTGGTAGTTGATGCTGATCTTGTGACTGCGCGTACCGGCGGGCACTGCAATTTCTTCGCTAAAAAAATTATCGAACTGATTAAGGAACAATGA
- a CDS encoding ester cyclase translates to MVEITKDRALEIITPFYDLFRSDKRDWEKGFDSLHDDWVSRDGNGPNAFRTKDQTKEYLGNFFKMIPDINVKNLDVFVNGEWIIVRSELTGTPAGDQFLGEPVTGKPFHIMALDMNRVDENGKLVELYHCENWAIAIMQVRGAWE, encoded by the coding sequence ATGGTTGAAATCACAAAGGATAGGGCACTGGAGATCATCACTCCTTTTTATGATCTGTTCAGATCGGATAAACGCGACTGGGAAAAGGGGTTTGACAGTCTGCACGACGATTGGGTTTCAAGGGACGGCAACGGACCGAATGCGTTTAGAACCAAGGACCAGACCAAAGAATATCTGGGAAACTTCTTTAAGATGATTCCTGATATCAATGTCAAGAACCTAGACGTCTTTGTAAACGGCGAGTGGATCATCGTACGTTCGGAACTGACCGGTACACCTGCCGGGGACCAGTTTTTGGGTGAGCCTGTAACTGGAAAGCCGTTTCATATCATGGCGCTGGATATGAACAGGGTTGATGAAAACGGAAAGCTAGTAGAGCTTTATCACTGCGAAAACTGGGCGATTGCCATCATGCAGGTTCGTGGAGCGTGGGAATAG
- a CDS encoding cation diffusion facilitator family transporter, whose amino-acid sequence MIANLLAKLFIKNYQLVENPKVRESYARMANIFFMVVMGSMGVVKYLIGSSVGSIAISSSAFADFSDIGLAAMMMISFKLAGKKPDVKHPFGYARIEYISGIIVSMIILLLGIELLQSSIEKIVAPEPPEVSTAAYIIMAVSVVVNLTVFSVNKTVSKKIRSSSIGAAATKNIVDGLASLVILGSLVVFAIFSVDLDGYVGLLMSITVLYSAVTSFKETANPLLGLVPDLAFTEEIRKRVLSYPYVIGTHNEIVHNYGNNHCYVSLHAEFSEELSAVEIHQIIGDIEQDFLFDGIQINIHFDLVAKEDKLTMEIEKHLLEICEKLKYKVSLSDLKIMPSNAVTYLFFTATVPRDLNIGIDEMRHEFSTRISEYDSSYKAAITVSYSHV is encoded by the coding sequence ATGATTGCAAATTTATTGGCAAAGCTGTTTATTAAAAACTATCAGTTGGTGGAAAACCCGAAAGTCAGGGAAAGTTATGCGAGAATGGCTAATATCTTCTTTATGGTCGTTATGGGATCGATGGGCGTTGTGAAATACCTGATTGGTAGCTCCGTTGGTTCGATTGCCATCAGTTCATCTGCATTTGCTGATTTTTCGGATATTGGACTGGCTGCGATGATGATGATAAGTTTTAAGTTGGCAGGTAAAAAACCGGATGTGAAACACCCTTTCGGATATGCTCGAATCGAGTATATTTCGGGGATAATCGTATCGATGATTATCCTTCTTCTCGGAATCGAGTTGTTGCAATCCTCTATTGAGAAGATTGTTGCCCCGGAGCCGCCAGAGGTCTCTACAGCCGCTTATATCATCATGGCGGTTTCTGTAGTCGTCAATCTTACGGTCTTTAGCGTCAATAAGACAGTCAGTAAGAAAATAAGGTCTTCTTCGATAGGTGCGGCAGCGACAAAAAACATAGTGGACGGATTGGCCTCACTTGTTATTCTGGGATCCTTGGTGGTCTTTGCGATATTCAGCGTGGACCTTGACGGCTATGTGGGTTTGTTGATGTCGATCACGGTGCTGTATTCTGCTGTGACATCTTTTAAAGAAACCGCCAATCCACTGTTGGGGCTCGTACCGGATCTTGCATTTACTGAAGAAATAAGAAAAAGGGTGCTCAGTTATCCCTATGTTATCGGCACCCATAATGAAATTGTACACAATTATGGCAACAATCATTGCTACGTGTCCCTGCACGCCGAGTTTTCGGAGGAGCTTTCTGCAGTCGAAATACACCAGATCATCGGTGATATCGAGCAGGACTTTCTGTTCGACGGAATTCAGATCAATATTCATTTTGATCTTGTGGCAAAAGAGGACAAGCTGACTATGGAAATCGAGAAGCATCTTCTAGAGATTTGCGAGAAGCTGAAGTACAAGGTGTCGCTGAGCGATTTGAAGATCATGCCGTCGAATGCCGTGACCTATCTGTTTTTCACGGCCACGGTACCTAGGGACCTGAACATCGGGATTGATGAGATGAGACATGAGTTCAGCACCAGAATCAGTGAGTATGACAGCAGTTATAAGGCTGCGATTACCGTTAGCTACAGTCATGTGTAA